The proteins below are encoded in one region of Phaseolus vulgaris cultivar G19833 chromosome 1, P. vulgaris v2.0, whole genome shotgun sequence:
- the LOC137815578 gene encoding uncharacterized protein yields the protein MLKGESFAEVQRRFTHIINHLMSLGKTFDKEELNIKILKCIDRSWQPKDMTISESKNLTSLTTTSLFGKLREHELEMNRLNVQESEDKHVRNIALKVVKHKKDQDSSDESEEENLSLLSKNFSKFLKRNPNKKRYGNKKTSDFSYNNYTCFDCGEQGHIKADCPNKEGNEKKSSNEEKRGKSKKAYIGWDEMKSLHPAPHQVNMKKPIFV from the coding sequence ATGCTCAAGGGAGAATCATTTGCTGAAGTACAAAGgagattcactcacatcatcaaccatctaatgagtcttggaaaaacctttgataaagaggagctaaacatcaagattctcaaatgtattgatagatcttggcaacctaaggaCATGACAATCTCTGAATCAAAGAACTTGACATCCTTGACTACAACTtccttgtttggtaagcttagagaacatgagttggagatgaatagactcaatgttcaagaaagtgaggacaagcatgtaaggaacATTGCCTTGAAAGTTGTCAAACACAAGAAGGaccaagattcaagtgatgaaagtgaggaagaaaaccTAAGCTTGTTGTCCAAAAATTTCAGCAAGTTCTTGAAGAGAAATCCCAACAAaaaaaggtatggaaacaagaaaactagtgatttcagttataacaattatacttgctttgattgtggtgaacaagggcatataaaagctgattgcccaaataaagaaggcaaTGAAAAGAAGTCAAGCAATGAGGAAAAGAGAGGGAAATCAAAAAAAGCATATATTGGTTGGGATGAAATGAAGTCTCTTCATCcagctcctcatcaagtgaataTGAAAAAGCCAATCTTTGTTTAA